From Pseudoalteromonas sp. R3, one genomic window encodes:
- the typA gene encoding translational GTPase TypA, with the protein MSIEKLRNIAIIAHVDHGKTTLVDKLLEQSGTLETRGGNEERVMDSNDIEKERGITILAKNTAIEWNDYHINIVDTPGHADFGGEVERVLSMVDSVLLLVDAQEGPMPQTRFVTQKAFALGLKPIVVINKIDKPGARPDWVMDQVFDLFDNLGATDEQLDFQVIYASAINGWATLDLDEPSDNMQPMFEAIVEQVEKPDADPEGAFQMQISQLDYNSYIGVIGVGRIKRGTVKVNQQVTIVGADGSTRNGKVGQVLTYLGLDRHEAQEAQAGDIIAITGLGELKISDTVCDVNAVEALPALSVDEPTVTMTFSVNTSPFSGQEGKFVTSRNILERLQAELVHNVALRVEETDNPDSFRVSGRGELHLGILIENMRREGYELAVSRPEVILREVDGQLEEPYETVTVDVQEEHQGAIMEQLGLRKAEMTDMAPDGKGRIRMDFIMPSRGLIGFQTDFMTLTSGSGLMYHTFDHYGPHKGGNIGQRKNGVLIANAAGKALTNALFNLQDRGKLFIGHGVEVYEGMIIGIHARDNDLTVNALKGKQLTNVRASGTDEAQNLVPPIIMTLEQALEFIDDDELVEVTPESIRIRKKLLTESERKRASRQAK; encoded by the coding sequence ATGAGCATTGAAAAGTTAAGAAATATCGCGATCATCGCGCACGTTGACCATGGTAAAACTACCCTAGTCGATAAGCTGCTGGAACAATCTGGCACATTAGAGACACGCGGTGGCAACGAAGAGCGTGTCATGGACTCGAATGATATTGAAAAAGAGCGTGGCATCACCATCCTGGCGAAAAACACCGCCATCGAATGGAACGATTACCACATCAATATCGTTGACACCCCGGGACACGCCGACTTTGGTGGTGAGGTAGAGCGTGTACTTTCAATGGTTGACTCAGTATTGCTACTGGTTGATGCCCAGGAAGGTCCAATGCCGCAAACGCGTTTCGTAACGCAAAAAGCATTCGCGCTGGGTCTGAAGCCTATCGTTGTTATCAACAAGATCGATAAGCCAGGTGCACGTCCTGATTGGGTAATGGATCAGGTATTTGACTTATTCGATAACTTAGGCGCGACTGACGAGCAGCTTGACTTCCAGGTTATCTACGCATCCGCTATCAACGGTTGGGCGACCTTGGACCTGGACGAGCCGTCAGACAACATGCAGCCAATGTTTGAAGCCATTGTTGAGCAGGTAGAAAAGCCAGACGCAGATCCAGAAGGCGCGTTCCAGATGCAGATCTCTCAGCTGGACTACAACTCTTACATCGGTGTAATCGGTGTAGGCCGTATCAAGCGCGGTACAGTGAAAGTAAACCAGCAGGTGACTATCGTTGGTGCTGACGGCTCAACACGTAACGGTAAAGTGGGTCAGGTTCTGACTTATTTAGGCCTTGACCGTCATGAAGCACAAGAAGCACAGGCTGGCGATATCATCGCTATTACAGGTCTGGGCGAGCTGAAAATCTCTGACACTGTGTGTGATGTCAATGCGGTTGAAGCACTACCTGCGCTATCTGTTGATGAGCCGACGGTAACTATGACTTTCTCTGTAAACACGTCTCCGTTCTCAGGTCAGGAAGGTAAATTCGTTACTTCACGTAACATCCTTGAGCGTCTTCAGGCAGAACTGGTACACAACGTTGCACTGCGCGTTGAAGAAACCGACAACCCGGACAGCTTCCGTGTATCTGGTCGTGGTGAACTGCACTTAGGTATCCTGATTGAAAACATGCGTCGTGAAGGTTATGAGCTGGCGGTATCTCGTCCAGAGGTAATCCTGCGCGAAGTAGATGGTCAGCTGGAAGAACCGTATGAAACGGTTACTGTTGACGTACAGGAAGAGCACCAGGGCGCTATCATGGAGCAACTGGGCCTGCGTAAAGCAGAAATGACTGACATGGCACCAGATGGTAAAGGCCGTATCCGTATGGACTTCATCATGCCATCTCGTGGCCTGATTGGTTTCCAGACTGATTTCATGACACTGACTTCTGGTTCTGGTCTGATGTACCACACGTTCGATCACTACGGCCCGCACAAAGGCGGTAACATTGGTCAACGTAAGAACGGTGTACTGATCGCAAACGCAGCGGGTAAAGCGCTAACCAATGCCCTGTTCAATCTGCAGGACCGTGGTAAGCTGTTCATCGGTCACGGTGTTGAAGTATACGAAGGGATGATCATCGGTATTCACGCACGTGATAACGACCTGACGGTTAACGCCCTGAAAGGTAAGCAGCTGACCAACGTACGTGCATCGGGTACTGACGAAGCACAGAACCTGGTTCCGCCTATCATAATGACACTTGAGCAAGCGCTTGAGTTTATCGATGATGACGAACTGGTAGAAGTAACACCAGAAAGCATCCGTATTCGTAAAAAGCTACTGACTGAAAGCGAGCGTAAGCGCGCAAGCCGTCAGGCCAAGTAA
- a CDS encoding CZB domain-containing protein: protein MDLINFRVGKKTISLKILDILLTERYEGNLTSLPNDNPSFMGVKDYMGTPTPIFDLGLILNNQSSYDINKSLVTMLQEREQDHKAWLAELERSIYNDQPFTQAKDPKQCAFGKWYYSFKTDNDDLRTLLARFEEPHNKLHALADKLLTINAKGNKDEALQLLEKEKSTTFMKLIRLFESARDQIILDHKPIIVFTTQDGQQPHIGLLVDQVEDNIHCDESDIKSLHEMTSMGFEIDPQTRKMMKGLIKQGEQHSLVLDPSAIFRPDHLRQYEPEETEAYGLF from the coding sequence ATGGATTTAATTAATTTTCGGGTAGGGAAAAAAACCATTTCACTAAAAATATTGGATATCCTGCTTACGGAGCGTTACGAAGGCAACCTCACCTCTTTGCCCAATGATAACCCCAGCTTTATGGGCGTGAAGGATTACATGGGCACACCGACGCCCATCTTTGATCTGGGCTTGATATTAAATAACCAGTCGTCTTACGACATTAATAAGTCTCTGGTCACAATGTTGCAGGAGCGCGAGCAAGATCATAAAGCCTGGCTCGCTGAGCTGGAACGCAGCATCTATAACGATCAGCCTTTTACCCAAGCCAAAGATCCCAAGCAATGCGCTTTTGGCAAATGGTACTATAGCTTTAAAACCGACAATGACGACCTGCGCACACTATTGGCGCGCTTTGAGGAGCCTCATAACAAACTCCATGCGCTGGCAGACAAGCTGCTCACCATCAATGCCAAGGGAAATAAAGATGAGGCCCTGCAATTACTGGAGAAAGAAAAGTCGACCACCTTTATGAAGCTGATCCGCCTGTTTGAGTCGGCCCGGGATCAAATCATTCTGGACCACAAGCCCATTATCGTCTTCACCACCCAGGATGGTCAGCAGCCACACATTGGCCTGTTGGTCGATCAGGTCGAGGACAATATTCACTGCGATGAGTCGGACATCAAGTCTCTGCATGAAATGACCAGTATGGGTTTTGAAATCGATCCGCAAACCCGCAAAATGATGAAAGGGCTGATTAAACAGGGAGAACAACATAGCCTGGTACTCGACCCCAGTGCTATCTTTCGCCCGGACCACTTACGGCAATATGAACCGGAAGAAACCGAAGCCTATGGCTTGTTCTGA
- a CDS encoding ABC transporter substrate-binding protein, with product MLKLISTLSCCIALLGSPELIADEALRLGMSVALSGPAKDIGQQLRQGADLYFDYANAQVNKTHPTISLIVLDDGYEPSRTVVNTRYLIEQHQVMALFGNMGTPTAHAIQAILTHHKLPFLMPFTGADFLRHDTPYPIFNWRASYMDEASEQVTYLVDEQGHKHIALLIQADEFGLTLEKSFRQTLAERGMQPTVIARFRRNSADIKKALQVIMRSEATAVAMIGTYQPLSIFIDKAMHRGFKGTFSGVSFTSSRALFAQLTSKPTLMISEVVPALQTCQAELCDLFRLLAHRQGLQTSPQVFEGFLNAAIFTAALEHCPRPITRTCLPGALQQVLTENKGIRHIFGLSETENKPRVYRSYLQ from the coding sequence ATGCTGAAATTAATCTCAACCCTGAGCTGTTGCATCGCCCTGCTGGGCAGCCCTGAACTTATCGCCGATGAGGCGCTCAGGCTTGGCATGTCGGTCGCATTGAGCGGGCCCGCCAAAGATATTGGCCAACAACTCAGGCAAGGCGCAGATCTCTATTTTGATTATGCTAACGCCCAAGTGAATAAAACCCACCCCACTATTTCATTAATAGTACTGGACGATGGCTATGAACCCAGCCGCACTGTGGTCAACACCCGCTATTTAATTGAACAGCATCAGGTTATGGCACTGTTTGGCAATATGGGAACACCCACAGCTCATGCCATCCAGGCTATTCTGACACACCATAAGTTACCTTTTCTGATGCCTTTTACCGGTGCGGACTTTTTGCGCCACGACACTCCTTACCCGATCTTTAATTGGCGTGCCAGTTATATGGATGAAGCCAGTGAACAAGTCACTTATCTGGTTGACGAACAGGGCCACAAGCACATTGCACTGTTGATCCAGGCCGACGAGTTTGGCCTGACACTGGAAAAAAGCTTTCGCCAGACTCTGGCTGAGCGGGGTATGCAACCGACTGTGATCGCTCGGTTTCGGCGCAACAGTGCCGACATTAAAAAAGCACTTCAAGTCATCATGCGCAGCGAGGCGACGGCTGTCGCCATGATTGGCACTTACCAACCACTGTCGATATTCATAGACAAGGCGATGCATCGGGGCTTTAAGGGGACTTTTAGCGGCGTCTCCTTTACCTCGTCCAGAGCCCTGTTTGCCCAGCTCACCAGCAAACCTACCCTGATGATCAGTGAAGTCGTACCTGCCCTTCAGACTTGTCAGGCTGAATTATGCGATTTGTTTCGATTACTGGCGCACAGGCAAGGGCTACAGACCAGTCCGCAGGTATTTGAGGGCTTTCTCAATGCCGCCATTTTTACAGCGGCACTTGAACATTGCCCGCGCCCGATAACCCGAACTTGTCTGCCAGGTGCCTTGCAACAGGTTCTGACGGAGAATAAAGGGATCAGACATATTTTTGGCCTCTCAGAGACAGAGAATAAACCCCGCGTGTATCGATCTTACCTTCAATAA
- a CDS encoding GNAT family N-acetyltransferase, with the protein MSAANGWSRPMPDCNHFKLARLLTLLAQARHRQLLLISGEQDWTYDEVRHLFPTLADSALVLSQHTDLPGACWPEHLHQVLGQEYSCVVYDLYSGVLPNKLAAAAGTVQAGGLLILLAPELSQWHNWCDPALARWLSYNETAQFSPYLQRWQRLLTCTSVWQISQSQGDLLPDYYDAPQARIDTSEQHNALAQLTAHLTQPTPGPVLLSADRGRGKSSLLGKLAASLPELTFILCAQQRRAVHNSFVHLGAALDEPVIDKLNQLANLRFMPPDQLLAQRPSCDVLLVDEAAAIPVPILMSLLDAYPKVVFSSTLIGYEGNGRGYTLRFARQLEHAHPQRLNLSLSQPIRYSAGDPLEARLRQLFALDCDYQQPSIPSAPCTFESCSGAQLAADEDTLSQVFALLVLAHYQTSVNDLRQLLDSPQNRLYLARQQDCVVAVCLLKLEGGFDAALSQDIAATARRPAGHLMAQQLAQLTGNPKLAQRRGARVVRIAVSPQQQGQLIGSQLLRFAEQQLSSEVDYFGSSFGCNAQLLRFWQHHQYRPVKLGFKQDKASGEFALLVIKPLNKHIQLEPLQLWFKHLLLNQLSELYRDFPCDLVTELHKTLPHHTPDTLLLAQLSYFASGAAGEQQIATLVTELLKCRPDLLDRLSASSQALVIRLLLQRHPPKVLEDTLNLATKKQRQTAMRSLVTEVHAEINLNPELLHRPAGQP; encoded by the coding sequence ATGTCGGCAGCAAATGGCTGGTCACGGCCTATGCCAGACTGCAATCACTTTAAACTTGCGCGTCTGCTCACCCTGCTCGCGCAGGCCAGGCATCGTCAGCTATTGCTGATCAGTGGAGAGCAGGACTGGACTTATGACGAGGTACGGCACCTCTTCCCTACTCTGGCTGACTCAGCATTGGTATTGAGTCAGCACACAGACCTGCCTGGCGCCTGCTGGCCTGAACATCTGCATCAGGTGCTGGGCCAGGAATATTCCTGCGTCGTTTACGATCTCTACAGCGGAGTGTTACCGAATAAGCTTGCAGCTGCCGCAGGCACAGTGCAAGCCGGCGGCCTGTTAATTCTGCTCGCACCGGAATTATCTCAGTGGCATAACTGGTGCGATCCGGCGCTGGCACGCTGGCTGTCTTACAACGAAACTGCACAGTTCAGCCCCTATCTGCAGCGCTGGCAGCGCCTGCTAACCTGCACCTCAGTATGGCAGATCAGTCAGTCACAGGGCGACTTATTGCCAGATTACTATGATGCGCCGCAAGCCAGAATAGACACTAGCGAGCAGCACAACGCGCTGGCTCAGCTGACAGCCCACTTAACGCAGCCTACGCCCGGGCCCGTGTTACTCAGCGCTGATCGTGGTCGGGGCAAATCCTCGTTACTGGGCAAACTGGCGGCCAGCCTGCCCGAATTGACCTTTATTCTGTGCGCGCAGCAGCGTCGTGCTGTTCATAACAGCTTTGTCCATCTCGGCGCGGCACTGGATGAGCCGGTCATCGATAAGCTCAATCAGCTTGCAAACCTGCGCTTTATGCCACCCGATCAGCTTCTTGCACAACGCCCGAGCTGTGATGTGTTGCTGGTTGATGAGGCCGCGGCTATTCCCGTGCCCATACTGATGTCATTGTTAGATGCTTACCCTAAAGTGGTGTTTTCCAGCACCCTGATTGGCTATGAAGGCAATGGCCGGGGTTATACGCTGCGCTTTGCCAGGCAACTTGAACACGCTCACCCGCAGCGTCTGAACTTGTCACTCAGTCAACCAATCCGCTACAGCGCAGGGGATCCGCTTGAAGCTCGTTTGCGTCAGCTATTCGCCCTGGATTGTGATTATCAGCAGCCCTCGATACCGTCGGCACCCTGCACATTCGAGTCATGCTCAGGTGCACAGCTGGCAGCGGATGAAGACACCCTGTCTCAGGTTTTTGCTTTGCTGGTGCTGGCGCACTACCAAACCTCGGTGAACGATCTGCGCCAGCTGCTCGATAGCCCGCAAAATCGTTTATACCTTGCCCGTCAGCAAGACTGTGTGGTGGCAGTGTGTCTGCTCAAGCTGGAAGGCGGCTTTGACGCCGCACTCAGTCAGGACATAGCTGCGACTGCACGCCGCCCGGCTGGACATTTAATGGCACAACAGCTCGCTCAGCTCACTGGCAACCCGAAGCTGGCACAACGTCGTGGTGCCCGGGTGGTGCGCATTGCCGTGTCACCGCAGCAACAGGGGCAGCTTATTGGCAGTCAGCTACTACGCTTTGCTGAGCAGCAACTCAGCAGCGAGGTTGATTACTTCGGCAGCAGCTTTGGCTGTAATGCACAGCTGCTCAGGTTTTGGCAACATCATCAGTACCGGCCCGTTAAATTGGGATTTAAGCAAGATAAAGCCAGCGGTGAATTTGCACTGCTGGTGATTAAACCTCTTAATAAACATATCCAACTCGAACCACTTCAGCTATGGTTCAAACACCTGCTACTCAATCAGCTCAGCGAGTTATATCGTGATTTTCCCTGCGATTTGGTTACTGAGCTACATAAAACACTCCCGCACCATACACCAGATACCTTATTGTTAGCACAGCTAAGCTACTTTGCGAGCGGTGCTGCAGGAGAACAACAGATCGCAACACTGGTCACTGAACTGCTCAAGTGCCGCCCTGATCTGCTGGACCGATTATCAGCCAGTTCCCAAGCCTTAGTGATTCGGCTATTATTACAGCGTCACCCGCCAAAAGTATTAGAAGATACTTTGAATTTGGCTACAAAAAAACAACGACAGACCGCCATGCGGTCACTTGTGACGGAAGTGCATGCTGAAATTAATCTCAACCCTGAGCTGTTGCATCGCCCTGCTGGGCAGCCCTGA
- the uvrD gene encoding DNA helicase II, which translates to MDVSELLDGLNDKQREAVAAPLQNMLVLAGAGSGKTRVLVHRIAWLMQVEHASPYSIFAVTFTNKAAKEMRTRVEETLQSPVGGMWIGTFHGLAHRILRAHHREAKLPESFQILDSDDQLRMIKRLLKSMNIDDKKWPPKQLSWYISARKDEGQRPKDITAHDVNEQLMLQVYTAYQDACDRAGLVDFAEILLRCYEVLQQHPTLLRHYQQRFRHMLVDEFQDTNSIQYLWLKLLAGSDSNIMIVGDDDQSIYGWRGARIENIKRFLSDFDAETIRLEQNYRSTGTILKASNALIQNNAERMGKSLWTDGNQGEPISVYAAFNELDEARFMVGKVKSWLQGGNALSDCAVLYRSNAQSRVLEEALLQEGLKYRIYGGMRFFERQEIKDALSYLRLISNRNDDAAFERVINTPARGIGDKTLSHIRDCARAESLPLWYAAKAVLEQGHLAGRAATAIRRFIELVEQLDDKLMELELAEQAKTTIEQSGLLAMYQAEKGEKGRARVENLEELINACGQFELPVEEEFSSPLQGFLAYTSLESGEGQADEHEDAVQMMTLHSAKGLEFPLVFMVGVEEGMFPSQQSHEESGRLEEERRLCYVGMTRAMEKLYISHAESRRLYGQEKYHSPSRFLREIPEDCLEEIRIKTQVSRPAPSGRFSSSVSHAVFEDSGFSLGQRVLHAKFGAGTVLNYEGSGAQSRIQVNFDDVGSKWLVTAYARLQSL; encoded by the coding sequence ATGGACGTATCAGAATTACTTGACGGCTTAAACGACAAACAACGTGAAGCGGTTGCAGCACCGCTGCAAAATATGCTGGTATTGGCAGGCGCGGGCTCGGGCAAAACCCGGGTACTGGTGCACCGCATTGCCTGGCTGATGCAGGTTGAGCATGCCTCCCCTTACAGCATCTTTGCCGTCACCTTCACCAACAAAGCCGCTAAAGAGATGCGTACCCGGGTCGAAGAGACCTTGCAAAGTCCGGTAGGCGGCATGTGGATCGGCACTTTCCATGGTCTGGCTCACCGTATTTTGCGCGCCCATCATAGAGAAGCAAAACTACCCGAGTCTTTTCAGATTTTAGACTCCGATGACCAGCTGAGAATGATCAAACGCCTGCTGAAATCGATGAACATCGATGATAAAAAGTGGCCACCCAAGCAGCTCAGTTGGTACATCAGTGCGCGTAAAGACGAAGGTCAGCGCCCTAAAGACATTACCGCCCATGACGTCAACGAACAACTGATGTTGCAGGTGTATACCGCCTATCAGGATGCCTGTGACCGCGCCGGATTAGTCGACTTTGCAGAGATCTTGCTACGCTGCTATGAAGTACTGCAGCAACACCCCACTTTGCTGCGTCACTACCAGCAACGCTTCCGTCATATGCTGGTTGACGAATTCCAGGATACCAACAGCATTCAGTATTTATGGCTAAAACTGCTGGCAGGTAGCGACAGCAATATCATGATAGTCGGCGATGACGACCAGAGTATTTATGGCTGGCGGGGCGCACGCATTGAAAACATCAAACGCTTTTTGAGCGACTTTGACGCAGAAACCATTCGCCTGGAGCAGAACTATCGCTCCACCGGCACCATACTGAAAGCGTCCAACGCGCTGATCCAGAACAACGCCGAGCGCATGGGTAAGAGCCTGTGGACCGACGGCAATCAGGGTGAGCCGATTTCCGTGTATGCCGCGTTTAACGAACTGGATGAAGCGCGGTTTATGGTTGGTAAAGTAAAGTCCTGGCTGCAGGGTGGCAACGCACTGAGCGACTGTGCCGTACTTTATCGCAGCAATGCCCAGTCGCGGGTGTTGGAAGAAGCTTTGTTACAGGAAGGCCTGAAGTATCGTATTTACGGCGGTATGCGCTTCTTCGAACGCCAGGAGATCAAAGATGCCCTGTCTTATCTGCGCCTGATCAGCAACCGCAATGACGATGCCGCGTTTGAACGGGTGATCAACACCCCGGCACGTGGCATTGGCGACAAAACCCTGAGCCATATTCGTGATTGCGCCCGGGCAGAGTCGCTGCCGCTGTGGTATGCCGCCAAAGCGGTGCTGGAGCAAGGGCACCTGGCTGGCCGCGCTGCCACCGCCATTCGCCGTTTTATTGAACTGGTTGAACAGCTCGACGACAAGCTGATGGAACTGGAGCTGGCTGAGCAAGCCAAAACCACCATAGAACAATCCGGTCTGCTGGCCATGTATCAGGCAGAAAAAGGTGAAAAAGGCCGTGCCCGGGTAGAAAACCTTGAGGAATTGATCAACGCCTGCGGTCAGTTTGAACTGCCGGTAGAAGAAGAGTTTAGCTCACCGCTACAAGGTTTCTTAGCCTATACCTCACTGGAGTCTGGTGAAGGTCAGGCCGACGAACACGAAGATGCGGTACAGATGATGACGCTGCACTCGGCCAAGGGTCTGGAGTTCCCACTGGTCTTTATGGTGGGCGTGGAAGAAGGCATGTTCCCGTCACAACAAAGCCATGAAGAATCCGGTCGTCTCGAAGAAGAGCGCCGCCTCTGTTACGTGGGCATGACCCGGGCAATGGAAAAGCTCTATATCAGTCATGCGGAAAGCCGTCGCCTCTATGGTCAGGAAAAATACCACAGCCCGTCGCGCTTTTTACGCGAGATCCCCGAAGACTGCCTGGAAGAAATTCGCATCAAGACCCAAGTGTCACGCCCGGCCCCCAGCGGCCGCTTCAGCAGTTCAGTGAGTCATGCTGTGTTTGAAGACAGCGGCTTCAGCCTGGGCCAGCGCGTATTACATGCCAAATTTGGAGCCGGCACAGTACTTAATTACGAAGGCAGCGGCGCACAGTCACGTATACAGGTAAATTTTGACGATGTCGGCAGCAAATGGCTGGTCACGGCCTATGCCAGACTGCAATCACTTTAA
- a CDS encoding chemotaxis protein CheV — protein sequence MAGVLASVDQRTQLVGENRLELLLFHLHSRHLFALNVFKVKEVVKLPHLNKMPNAHPKVAGVTTIRGESIPVIDLRQAICMPHCEYDSDSNLVITEYNRTIQAFLVGKVDQIVNTTWSDIMPPPRSVGRNHYLTALTKLKRGDQELLVEIIDVEKVLAEIIAYDVVIPENILDKNIINEFQGRKILHVDDSPTARRQVSDTLAQLGIEVLPATDGHEALKLLQHWADEGINVEQELMAVITDAEMPVMDGYRLTYEIRNDSRLKNLYIVLNTSLSGSFNKAMVEKVGCDVFLSKFQPDRLVEEMQRRLKDVLNQ from the coding sequence ATGGCCGGAGTATTAGCATCCGTTGATCAACGCACACAATTGGTGGGAGAAAACCGCCTCGAATTACTATTGTTCCATCTGCACAGCCGCCACTTGTTTGCGCTCAATGTGTTTAAGGTCAAAGAAGTCGTTAAGCTGCCCCACCTGAATAAGATGCCAAATGCACATCCTAAGGTAGCCGGTGTAACCACTATACGGGGAGAGTCTATCCCTGTGATCGACTTACGCCAGGCGATTTGCATGCCGCACTGTGAATACGACAGCGACAGTAACCTGGTGATCACGGAATATAATCGCACCATTCAGGCTTTTCTGGTAGGTAAAGTCGACCAAATCGTCAACACCACCTGGTCTGATATTATGCCGCCGCCACGCTCAGTTGGCCGCAACCACTATTTGACCGCACTGACCAAGCTCAAACGCGGCGATCAGGAACTGCTGGTTGAAATCATTGACGTCGAAAAAGTACTGGCCGAAATCATCGCGTACGACGTGGTGATCCCCGAAAACATTCTGGATAAAAACATCATCAATGAGTTTCAGGGACGCAAAATATTGCATGTTGATGACTCTCCCACCGCTCGTCGCCAGGTGTCAGATACTCTGGCTCAGCTGGGTATCGAAGTACTGCCCGCCACCGATGGCCATGAAGCCCTGAAGCTATTGCAACACTGGGCCGACGAAGGCATCAATGTCGAGCAGGAGCTCATGGCGGTGATCACCGATGCGGAGATGCCGGTCATGGATGGCTATCGATTAACCTATGAGATCCGCAACGACAGTCGTCTGAAGAATCTCTACATCGTGCTCAATACCTCGCTCAGTGGCAGCTTCAACAAAGCCATGGTTGAAAAAGTAGGGTGTGATGTTTTCCTGTCAAAGTTCCAGCCGGACCGCCTGGTTGAGGAAATGCAGCGTCGACTAAAAGACGTACTGAATCAGTAA
- a CDS encoding potassium channel family protein — MPLLFKRLLLVLQAHIDQASWPLIGLATLLHMGATWALLWFAQEHALLPVSTYIYYYVVTTSTVGYGDFSATTDMGRLVVAIFQIPLGLALFGILLGKVGQLITIWVKRAMKGDKDYSHLSDHIIIFGWHATRTERMIEYILADNKRIARRIVLAVSDEMEHPLLRFTEVDFVRLVSFTDDQQLARTGLAHADKIIVDGQDDDQTFTTALKLSPLVKTSAHISAHFNDETKAQLLRQHCRNVECSTAMSAEILVRSMQDPGSSRIQEELLSTLHGDTQFSLQLPKSLGALTFGQLFLYFKEHHNATLLGVAHDLSGRDMDLNPPLDYALKGGDVLHYIAPQRVLHSEVNWERV, encoded by the coding sequence ATGCCTTTGTTATTTAAGCGCTTGCTGTTGGTATTGCAGGCGCATATTGATCAGGCCAGCTGGCCCTTGATTGGTCTGGCGACACTGTTGCATATGGGGGCAACCTGGGCGCTATTATGGTTCGCTCAGGAGCATGCCTTACTGCCCGTCAGCACTTATATCTATTATTACGTGGTGACCACATCGACCGTCGGTTATGGCGACTTTAGTGCCACAACCGATATGGGACGCCTGGTTGTGGCCATATTTCAAATCCCGCTGGGTCTGGCGCTGTTTGGTATTTTGCTGGGGAAGGTTGGGCAACTAATTACAATTTGGGTAAAACGAGCAATGAAGGGCGATAAAGACTATTCACATCTGAGCGATCACATCATTATCTTCGGCTGGCATGCAACACGCACCGAGCGCATGATCGAATATATCCTGGCCGACAACAAACGCATAGCCAGGCGCATCGTGCTGGCGGTGAGTGATGAGATGGAGCACCCGCTGTTGCGCTTCACCGAGGTTGACTTTGTTCGCCTGGTAAGTTTTACCGATGATCAGCAACTGGCGCGCACCGGACTGGCCCATGCAGACAAAATCATTGTGGATGGTCAGGATGACGATCAGACCTTTACTACGGCATTAAAACTGAGCCCGCTGGTAAAAACGTCTGCACACATCAGTGCCCATTTTAACGATGAAACTAAAGCGCAATTATTGCGCCAGCACTGTCGTAACGTCGAGTGCTCGACCGCCATGTCTGCCGAGATCCTGGTGCGTTCGATGCAAGACCCTGGGTCCAGTCGCATTCAGGAAGAGCTGCTATCGACACTTCATGGCGATACTCAGTTTAGCTTGCAGTTGCCGAAGTCTTTAGGCGCGCTGACCTTTGGTCAGCTATTTTTGTATTTTAAAGAGCATCACAATGCGACTTTGCTGGGGGTGGCGCACGATCTCAGCGGTCGTGATATGGATTTAAACCCGCCTCTGGATTACGCGCTAAAAGGGGGAGATGTACTACATTACATAGCTCCGCAGCGGGTGCTCCATAGTGAGGTGAACTGGGAGCGAGTATGA
- a CDS encoding EVE domain-containing protein, which yields MAYWLFKTEPDAFSIDDLHQAPEQSTFWEGIRNYQARNFLRDDVQVGDQVFIYHSSCKVPAVVGIATVTKGAEVDPHQFDLSSDYYDAKSNQDNPRWVGVTLRYAQHLTHPVTLKAIKADTAITELALKKAGRLSIMPVTEAEWTHICRLGGAV from the coding sequence ATGGCATACTGGTTATTTAAAACCGAACCTGACGCATTCTCCATTGACGATCTACATCAGGCACCTGAGCAGAGTACGTTCTGGGAAGGGATCCGCAATTATCAGGCACGTAACTTTCTGCGCGACGATGTGCAGGTTGGCGACCAGGTCTTTATCTATCATTCAAGCTGCAAAGTACCGGCCGTTGTGGGTATCGCCACAGTGACCAAGGGCGCTGAGGTCGATCCCCATCAGTTTGACCTGAGCAGCGATTATTATGACGCTAAGTCCAACCAGGACAACCCACGCTGGGTCGGTGTAACACTGCGCTACGCGCAACATCTGACACACCCGGTTACGCTGAAAGCAATCAAAGCCGACACAGCGATCACCGAGCTGGCACTGAAAAAAGCCGGCCGACTTTCTATTATGCCAGTCACCGAAGCGGAGTGGACACATATCTGCCGGCTTGGCGGCGCTGTGTAA